gtTACATTTtgttgtatttatatttatatatatatatattataataatttaaacatTTCTAtgataaataagaaaataatatatatttttttatatttctgtttattttttgtttttttttttttttttcctaatttaatattttattgtattgGAAAACAGCTTTtgtagtatttttttttttttgaatttataattattaaaaatatatatattatataatataaacctgatttatttatttagtgttattttttattttattttttttatttatttcttttgttCCAAAAATTACATGTTTTTAGTATCAtctgtaattttttttgagaATACGTTGttcaagaaaaaaatacttttgtgaaaacatatatttttattttatttattgcttttaattgtattatatattgaaggaaaatatatttatatatttatatatatttatttatttatttttttacattttcattCCCATTGTTGAAATTTGATTggaattttgttttttctttttatattttgaaaaataatatatatgttattattacaaaaaaaaaaaaattttatatgaattgTAATAGACTTATctcttttataatatcagcttacatttatttttttaaattttttgttttggaAATTTagctttttgtttttttttttttttttattatttagttatatatagaaatatatatattttgttgttattttttttttttctctctctCTCTctctctatatatatatatatatataaattagtgtaccttttatataaaatttttattttgtaatacCTAAAAATGGCAGAGCAAGTACCAGTTCAACCAGAAAGTGTTCCTACAGTTGGAGCAGCTCCTCATCCAGATATGCCTCAAGAAGGTATGGAAGTTCCATTTGgattttttgataaaaatacTTTAAAGAAGTtgatgtttatatttatgaggGATGTTGATAACTATGCAAGAAATTGGTTTACTAATTTTATGCATGCACAAACAGAAGATGATGAGGATGATCATGATGGAAAACATGGATATATGTTACATCATAAGAAAACATGGTTTGAACAATTTAAGGCTTCCCTTTCTGAAGCATTAGATGGAAAGAATAGTGTATtcttattgttatttttgttttttggaTTTGTATTTTGCCTTTTATATCATGCCTTCTTATATCATTCAGTAAGttcattataaaatataaaaatatttgtacattatatgtatgtgtatttgtatatatatatatatatatatatataatcatacaattttgaaatataataatattattacttcaagtgatacatttttaaatatgtttctataattatatataaacacaacttaattattttttctattatttttttattacagaTCAAGAGTGAACATAAAGCCAAGAAGTTACATTTAGAACAAGAAGAGAATGATGAcgattatcatcatcatcaccACCATGGACCCCCTTTCTACCCATTTTTTGAACCAGATTTTTCTCACGATCACGAGCATGAACACGCACATGAACACGCACATGAACATGGACACGATCACGGACATGATCATGGACATGATCACGGACATGAACATGGAGCACATGAATGTACATGCAAAAATAAGGGGAATAAAAAACCAGGAGAATTATGTGATTGCCAAAAAGCAAAATTAGAACAACAAAAATCAGAGAAATAAATGATTTATAAGAATCTTATAtggtgataaaaaaaaaaaaaaaataaaataacatataacaataaaaataaaaataaaaatttatatttaggaATTTATTACaagtaaatatttatatttcaaaatgAGGAGAGAAAAGGAAAGaaattatgtatatgaaTTGAAGATAACaccaaattatataatatttaggaaatgaaatataaataatatatatttatatatgtctgTATTTCATTAatgattaatataaaataagtttcataaattatttaaacatgtataataatgttacttttatttttcttattttatattaataaaaattaaagaaaagaaataaataaatatatataacaaataattgtattatctatatggatatatatatatatataaggaggaaattataaatgattatgagtttattaatttttttttttttttttttttttttttttttaaatttatactGAAATTGTTTTAAGgatattcattttctttttattatttatatgattatatatttcattatctACTCATGAtgtgtttttattttgtatttttattttgtttcatatattttctttctttttttttcttttccttaATTTGTTGCATAATAAAagtattactattattatatatatatatatacataaatatttcatatatatatttattttcttttacacaatatatattattttattgttattgatcattatatataagagtGTGTGctactttttaaaaaatttattaataaatttatatatattattattcaattttttttttttttttttacacagtgtaatatatatatgtatatataataattttattaatcgTTTTTATGTACTTCAAATGTgcgatatataaaatttaatttattgtatataatgatttatattattttaaaaacctTTAacttaataaatgaaaaaccaaaaaaaaataattttttttttttatttattcttaataTTACTACAATACTATATTAATGTTATAATTGagtttaacatatatattatgtatctatctatatatatatatatatatatatatatatatatattttcttaacatataagaataaatataaacatagtagtcaaaaaagaaattataatagaaaaaaataaagtttttttttttttttttctcataaatgaaataattaaGTAATACTATGGgattcaaaataaatatcaatttatatatagtgGTTCTTAACACATTATAGTGtcctattatattatatatatataatatatatttatataaaccgttctaatattaaaattattatttcattttatgattataaggttatatattatttaattttgttctttgcaattatttaataataaattcaaatattatataatatatatgtattaatttataaaatggtATTTATTACTTTTCATAAATTTTTGTTCAGTAGTTTAAGTTTTTGAGTTCAATGGTATATTCCACTTAATTTTTAAGCTATActatatgttcatatatatatatatatatatatattatatgtgcgtaatattctttattttgagCTTATATAAAGGTGTTATCGAaagtaaaattaaataaaaaatgaaatataaattatgaaacatactatataattttttttttttttttttttttttataagattatttattcttctcattatttatattatattattcttaaatttttgaaaaaaataatgttccATATggaaaagtatatatttttatgataaaatagtataataaataaaataaagtatcttttgtcattttttatttattagttTTTATTAtgcataattaaaaaaataaattaatatataatattttacaaaattaaaaatatatatatatatatatatatatatatgtatatatgtatattcacatatatgtaattaatAGGGGTtgctatttttttcatatgaataaaagTAGCTAgctaaaatgtaaaaaataaaaagaaaaatttttcAGAGTTCAAAGCATTTTGGCTAACTAGCTATAATATGAAGTAgagtataatataaaatgtttatttttacaaatattcTCCTTGTCGAAATACTTGTGGATTAATATAAGAGATAAAGATTTATTAcgtgaatatattaattatatacatatataaagtaATATTTATCAAAATTAGTAGCAATATggatattatgataattatggaaataatatattaaatggaaAGATACAATTTTTCAATATGAATTCCTTAATAAAGTTAaagatattaaaagaaaagtgTATAATAAGCATACAcacacatatgtatatatatatatatatatatatatatatatatatatttcataatattatttagaagaaatgtttatttattatgtaagTGACGCAATtaatgaagaatatatagttacTATGTTTTCTTGAGAGGTTCAAAAGAATACattcataaataaaatacttATGAATAGAATACTCTGTTATTTCAGTTCTTAaaattctttaaatttaAGATTCTTAttgtttaattttaaaaattcatcTTATATAATCACGTACACATGGAGACTTTTCTTTCAAAAGAATGGAGATAATACTGTTATGTTAGCTCCATAGTAAGTTCAATCATTTCATTTCtctattaaaataatattaaacgTTTGACGTTTTAAATGATactttaaattttatataatgaatttgTTCTTAATTTTGAAGAAATTGTTTTTAATTAACTTATATcacaaatttttatttaaggGATAATAAGGAAatggatttttttttttttttaatagtgtatgatattaaataaaaaattacaaaacatcatattaaatatataaaatatataaattatatgaaaatttttttaaattaatatgtaaACGGGGAAAAAGTATATTGTATGttgtttatgtttatttaaaaagagaaatgaaaaaggaaaagtgatttaaaaattatcaagtattttcatattttttggattaactatttatattttcttaaatatatatatatatatatatatatatatatatatatatatatatattatacttaaTAATGAtgctatatttattttgaaaaaagtacaagcatatatataaggTAATAGGTTATAAAaggatgaatataaatataaggattaatatatatttattaatttttgaaAATGAATGGGATTATatgattaaatattttaaattaaatatttcaagttaagtatttttatattattaatatgtaaatatatatatatatatatatatatatatgggcattcaaattttatattataatgcaTATATCACGTCATAAAATTTTCGTGCATATATGTTAACATGAAcatacatttaaaaatatgtttcaTCATGAATTAATTTACTAAAAAATCATTagttagaaaaaataatatcgaatttttaaataaataaacatgaTTGGTGCTGTGCATCGCTTCATGAAGAAAGAGGAGAAATATCACGAATAAATCCAGTTAGTGTGTTTCGATAaagtattataatatataataaaaaaaaaaaaaaaaaaaaaaaaaatatgtactttttttattttcttttttaattttttaatatttataattaattcaCTCTTTTGTTCATAAAATTTCCCATTTTCATTAAAAATTTCTATTCTTTTGGATTGTTAAATAAGAAAGAAAATgtttatgaaataaataaatcaacgtaataatataatatattgcaaaataaattatataaaagttgAGTATGgaaagatatataatatattccaaatatatgtatagtcAAAGGTTTTTatccataaaaaataaaacatgtttgttttatttaattaattttaacatttatagctgtataaatgtaaaaattataatggaAATATtccattaaataatatttctccaaccctttttattctttgtaatatatataacaacgACGTGCTGATGATTACTATAATAAAGGTTATAGAAAAGGTGATTCTGAgagtatatatttgtatatatgtgtaatatgATGTGTAAGACAAAAAAGTTTTGTATAATAACTTATTTGTATAAACATTTgtatcatatgtatatatattttaatatatttataaatatacttttttatagtaattaaatgtattccacaattacataatatttttgtaaatattatatattgtgtatatattattttaatatagagttatatatattatgtaaggATAGAAGGGGTaggaaaaaaatgttatttcgtatattataaatattgtgtgtataaatacatatgatagttttaatgtatatatttagcGTCATTTTTTCTTACGCCATCTAAAGGTTTGACGCACCTTTAAAGGCAGAGATGTAgtgaataaattttttaattgttcGGTATAATTACTGTTCAAGAGGattaatttataaagatCTTTTATTTCGTAAGAATTATTAGGTTGAACTCTCTCTAAATTgatttcataataataaaagtgtaCTATAGATTATTTTTTCTGGTGCACATTTGTTATTATGAAATCTATTTTTGATATGCCCTACTGGGTATATAAAATCCTTATATAAAAAGGTGTTACGAGCCCTTATAAGGTAGAGGTTTGTAATTAACATATTTTGATCCAAATTCTGAAAGGATCAAAATATCCTCATTATGTTTCTTAGGAATATTTTTGTAGGTTTTCCTCTTCATTGATTATTTTGATGatgtatttttatgtatatatgatattgttatttttatagcatgttgtatatatatatatatactattattataaatataattaattaaaaattcgTATGCCCCCATGGCTTGGTTTTATTAGACACCTATATAATTACATTggtgtaattatataaaaatcttTATATAGGCTGAGAACGTGCCAATAAAGTTAAGGtacattacatatattttatatgaagaatataaatatatatatggttttGTTGAACcaaatgaataatttaatttttgtttgtttgtgTTTATAGCAAAACTAAGATGTACTTTATATAGTTGATTTGTAATCCTTATGGTTATATGGGTATTTATAGTAAAGAGGTGTGAAACGTTTTatcaattatattattattaaatatattgatattagGTAGTAGCATTTtctctataaatatatcaactACGCTGAAAAGTGACGTTCTTTTCTCCCCATGACTTATTAAAATCCTCGAGGGTATAACGCACCAAAAGAGGTGGAGAATAACAACATTTGAGTTTTTTTTATGAGAGAGTATAGAACTTTCTATTATtaaacacacatatatatatgtatatatagtGGTCTTTTTATCAGATGGTATGTTATTCTTCAAAGTAGTTTGCGAATATAaatagttattattattttttaacgaACACTGaagacataaaaatattaatatatttttatggaaTTGCAGTTAGTAgtgtataataattatatattagtaGTATTCAACAGGAAGTCGGACAATGTTCAATAAATGAATTCTTTTGAGGTTTAACGTATGCCTTGATAtgtttacataatatatatatgtgtaaagaTTTATTTgcgaatataaatattatttacctGCGAATATTGATAGCATTTTATTGTTTGTTATTTTTccaaagaattattatataattaattgttTGGAAAAATAGCTAATACTATTATGTTAATATAACAGTTAGTAGGAGTGTAACATAATGTATATTAGTAGTAGTAAAGAATATTCGGTAATGATGGTATAATTTCTCCTAGCTTGCAAATGTGTTTGTACAGCTTAAGAATGGAtgagtaaaaatatatataataggatacttttttttgttttgatCAAAAcatcatattataaatatagaatCCACtactatattttattaagtaTAAGTAGTCGGATACCTCTTCTGACCACATTTAAAATCGTTTATTATATTGAACATTGCATTAGAAAAAGAGAACGTTGTTCAAATTTCTTTTGcacattatatatacctGTATGTCatatggtatatatatatataatgagtCATATATAGTTTTAATTAACTACTGGGGGGGGGAGTGTGAAATACCTAATATTATGGTATATGTGAgcatataatacatatatatatgtgtgtggaTGGTATTATGGCGGAATTGATTGGTATCaagtaaaaatgaaaaagactacgtatatatttttatcactgTTTTATGCagtgatatattatatatataattcctcATATATGCATTGTTAGAAATGCGAAAATGAGGTGCGGGGGGTTCAAGTACATGGGGTAAGTGGTATATGGATTGGTGtcgaattatatatatatatatatatatatatatatatatatatattgtatatataaatcctCGAGGGTTACAACGCACCAAGGAGAGGTAGGGGAAAAACTACATTTGTGTTTCAAAAATAAAGGAATTTATTTTTGATCACATTCTTTTTAATGTTTAAAGAATTGTAGGTTCTTCTCCGAGTTGTTTGCGAATATAaatagttattattatttttttacgaACACTGAAGacataaaaatgtattaatgtttttttttatatatttatatgaaattgCAGTTagtagtatatatataattatatattagtaGTATTCAACCATAAAGTCGGTATAatcatttatttaaaaaatcctTGAGAAGGTGTAACGCGACCTTACAAGGTAAGAGAATTATGAAAGaggaatttatttatttatattttataaatgtaaatttatataattccaCTGGATATCTCTTAGGAAATCTGATTgcgaatataaatattttacctGCGAATATTGATATCATGTTTATGTGTTATTCTAAGATACacatattgtttttatttactttTGTGTATACTTATTGAGTACAATTATTCATGATAATATAACAGTTAGTAGGagtgtaaaatatatatcagtAGTAGTTAGAAAACGTCGGTATTGtagtatatacatatgtaatatgtatatgttatatatatatatgtatatatgtatatatatacatatatatatatgatatatgatatatgGATTTTGTTTTCAGAATCATATAATGGATCTTTTCAGATT
This region of Plasmodium sp. gorilla clade G2 genome assembly, chromosome: 13 genomic DNA includes:
- a CDS encoding membrane associated histidine-rich protein, with product MAEQVPVQPESVPTVGAAPHPDMPQEGMEVPFGFFDKNTLKKLMFIFMRDVDNYARNWFTNFMHAQTEDDEDDHDGKHGYMLHHKKTWFEQFKASLSEALDGKNSVFLLLFLFFGFVFCLLYHAFLYHSIKSEHKAKKLHLEQEENDDDYHHHHHHGPPFYPFFEPDFSHDHEHEHAHEHAHEHGHDHGHDHGHDHGHEHGAHECTCKNKGNKKPGELCDCQKAKLEQQKSEK